The Thermotoga maritima MSB8 region GGATATAGTGAGAGAAATTCTCGACCGTGTGAAGGTGGTCAAATGAGGGTAAGAAAGAAACCACTTGTGATTCTCACAATCTTTTCCGTTGCAGTATGGATCCTCACACAGAACAACATTTTTCTTCTGATGGTTTTCTTTACCGCAACGAGGTGGCTGGATCTTCTCTTGACTCTGAAGGCCATTCCAAAAATAAAGATAGAAAGGCACATCACAAAAACCAGACTCTTCGTGGATGAAAAGGCAGAGATGATCTACAAGATCAGATATTCTGGTCATTTGCGGATTTCGATGAAACTCAACCCGAGTTTTTCTCCCGTCAGATTTTTCAAAAAAGACACCGAAGAAGTTTCTCTGACACCATCTTCTTCAGAAAAGCTGGTGTTCATTTTCTCGTTTGGAACACGTGGAAGAAAGATCCTGAAGGGATTTTCTATAAAAATCGAGGACACGTTCGCAACTTTTTCTGTGGAAAAGGAGTTCAACGCAGAGGACGAGGTGATCGTTTTTCCCGAGTACGTGCCGATCGAATTCTACAAAGAGGCCCTGAAAGAGCTCCTGCCGGGTAGAAAAAGCCCCCAGAGACTTCTCGAGGACAACACGATGCTGAAGGGACTCAGAGATTACAACGGAGAACCGATGAACAGAATACACTGGAAAGCCTCCGCGAGATATGGAAGGTTGCTCGTGAAAGAGCACGACCACACCGCGCTGGGAAGGGTGAAGATTTTTCTCGATCTGAACCTTCCAAGAGATGTCCAGCTGGGAGAGGTCTGGAAAGAACTGAGGAGGTACTACGAAGAGGAAGCGGTGCGGTTCGTGGCGAGCGTGGTGAAAGACCTGAAAGAACGTCACACACCAGTGGAATTAACGGTCATAGGTGAAGAAATCTGGAAGAATCACGATCGAGACTGGGTGATGGATTTTGAACTGCTCGCCACCGTGAGAGGAACGGACAATTCTCGTTTCGATACGAAGAGTGTCCTGGAGACGGTCGTATTTGATCCTTCAGATACTGTTCTCCTTTTCTGCGTACACCTGACGGAGCAGGAGCTTCCCTTACTTCTCAGAGTGAGGTCTCAGGTTTCAAAATTGATCGTATTTGTCATACCATACGGTTTACGCGATCCAAACACGAAGCCTTTCAGGAGCTATCTCCTCATGAGGAAGGATCTCCTCGATCTTCTGGAAAAGGTGAAGCTGCTCGAAGAGAACCACGTGATCGTGAGGGGAGTGCGGGAGAACATGACCGTTCAGGAGGTTGTAGAAAGTGTTCCATGATGTGTTGTTTGGTAGCGCTTTACTTCTGGTTCTGATGAAAGATATCAACCTCTACTCTCTGTTGCTCCTTTCAGGCTCAGCGGTAACGGCGATACTAAAGAGAATCTCCAGAGCCTACCTGATCGTTCTTCCGGTCTCAGGGATCCTCCTCTGGATACTTTCGAAAGAAAAAGACCTGGTTTTCGCATCTCTCATAGTTACTTTCTTCCTTGTGTTTTCAGATTTCGAAAATGAAAGGTCAAAAGTGTATTCGCTGGCCTTCTTTTTCG contains the following coding sequences:
- a CDS encoding DUF58 domain-containing protein; the encoded protein is MRVRKKPLVILTIFSVAVWILTQNNIFLLMVFFTATRWLDLLLTLKAIPKIKIERHITKTRLFVDEKAEMIYKIRYSGHLRISMKLNPSFSPVRFFKKDTEEVSLTPSSSEKLVFIFSFGTRGRKILKGFSIKIEDTFATFSVEKEFNAEDEVIVFPEYVPIEFYKEALKELLPGRKSPQRLLEDNTMLKGLRDYNGEPMNRIHWKASARYGRLLVKEHDHTALGRVKIFLDLNLPRDVQLGEVWKELRRYYEEEAVRFVASVVKDLKERHTPVELTVIGEEIWKNHDRDWVMDFELLATVRGTDNSRFDTKSVLETVVFDPSDTVLLFCVHLTEQELPLLLRVRSQVSKLIVFVIPYGLRDPNTKPFRSYLLMRKDLLDLLEKVKLLEENHVIVRGVRENMTVQEVVESVP